Proteins co-encoded in one Coregonus clupeaformis isolate EN_2021a chromosome 17, ASM2061545v1, whole genome shotgun sequence genomic window:
- the rpl14 gene encoding 60S ribosomal protein L14, with the protein MVFKRYVEIGRVAYISFGPHAGSLVAIVDVIDQNRALVDGPCTGVKRQSMPFKCMQLTDYVIKVPHSARQKFVKRAWEKAQVTEKWAESNWAKKIEARQKRAQMSDFDRFKVMKAKRMRNKIIKHEVKKLQKEAAKKA; encoded by the exons ATG GTGTTCAAGCGCTACGTCGAGATTGGCCGCGTTGCCTACATCTCTTTTGGACCCCACGCAGGCAGCCTGGTGGCCATCGTCGATGTCATCGACCAAAACAGA GCACTGGTGGATGGTCCCTGCACAGGGGTGAAGAGGCAGTCGATGCCCTTCAAGTGCATGCAGCTCACTGACTACGTCATCAAAGTACCACACAG CGCTCGTCAAAAGTTTGTGAAACGCGCCTGGGAGAAGGCCCAAGTCACTGAGAAGTGGGCAGAAAGCAACTGGGCCAAGAAGATTGAAGCCAGACAAAAG AGGGCCCAGATGTCAGACTTTGACCGCTTCAAGGTGATGAAGGCCAAAAGGATG AGGAACAAGATCATCAAGCACGAGGTGAAAAAGCTGCAGAAAGAGGCAGCGAAGAAGGCGTGA